TCCAATCGCGATCAGCCGGCCAACCCCGGCCTCGGCCGCACGGGCGAGCACGGCATCCAGCTCTCCCTGCCGGTAAAAACGCTCCAGGTGGCAATGGCTGTCGATCAATTCCATTGCCCCGACCATTGGCATTCACCCCCGGCATTCCAAGCCTGAATCGCGTCTCCGCCGGACAGTTTTCACTGTCCTCTCTGGACGAGCCAGCCCGAGTGCGCGGTTTAAGAAACGCTATTTCGCTGACAAAGCGCGGGGCCTTCTCTTCAATGCGCGTCACACCCTCATCGAATGCTCTCCCTGAGCCTCCGACCAAGCGCATGAAGCAATTTCTAAAGAAACTGATTAACCACCCCACCTGGTTCTGCCTAACCTGCCTCACCCTGGGCTCCCTCACTGGCCTGCTCAACGGTCTCTCCTCCCGGCCCTCCGCCCCCCGCCCCGCGACACCGGAACGCGTCTGGAGGTACATTGCCCAAGAAGCGCCCAAGCGCGGGATCGACCCTCAGTTCGTGTACGCCATCGCCTGGGCCGAGAGCAGCCTCAACCCGCGGGCCAGTTCCGGCTACGCCAACGGGATGATGCAGCTCAGCGAAATCGCCTGGGACGAAGTCAGCAACACCTCCTACCAACTGGCCTGGAACTGGCACACCAATGTCTATGTCGCCATTGACTACCTCGCTTTCTGCAAAAACTTTCTGGAGCAAAACGGGCACTTCTCCTATCCCCTGCTGGCTGCCTGCTACCGCTACGGCCCCTACAAGGTCAAGGCCGCCAACTACTCGCTGAGCCAGCTCCCCGCCCCCTCCAACAGGATTTACCAGCAGCTCTTCGCCGGTAACACCGCGCCGGTCAAGACTCCGTAGCCGAGCCTCCTCAGTGAACAACGCCTCCGGCAGCCCCCCGCTGCCGGCGAAAAGCGAGCGGCAAATTCAGTCGCCAGCCGGGCGAACTTTCGCCACCATGCGGTGTTAGACCCCTGCGCGATCACCATGAAAAAAGCGCTTTCTCTCACCGCCGCCCTCCTCCTGCTCACTCTCAGCGCGTGGGTGGCCTGGTCGCTGGGACGCTCCTCGCGTGAAGCACCGTCCGGCCCGTCCGCTTTACAGCCGGAAGCAGTTTTCACTCCGAACGCGGACACCGGTTTCTCGCCCGCTGTTTCCACCGCCCCCTCAACACCCGCCGGACTCGCCACCCCCGATTATCCGCCACCGCCGCCCGGGGCGATTCGCGGCGAGGTGGCGCTGGTTTTTGACAGCCAGGCCGAGTATCAGCAGGCCCTGGCCTGGCTGCGCGAACAGGGGATCGACATCCTCAACACCCTGCCCGGCCTCAACGCCATCCGCATCGGCACCACCGACCCGGCCTGGAAACGCCTCGGCGCCAGCCCCGGCCAGGTGGGGTATAATTTCCCCATCGCGCCGCCTCCACCGGTCGGCGACTCGCCCTACCTCAACGCGGCCAACCTCGGCTTCGGCGAGACCGTGCTGAGCTTTCTCGGCGTGCCCGAGCCAGACCCGCGCTGGGGCCAAGGGGTGACCGTGGCCGTGCTCGACTCCGGCGTGATGAGCGACCATGTCAACCTGGAGGACGCCCGCATCCTTTCTCCCGAGCGCGTCGGCCAGAGCGATCCCGTCGGGCACGGAACGGCGGTGGCCTCACTGATCGCCGGGCAGGACTCCCCCGTCCTCGGGCTGGCCGCGGGCACGACCATCCTAAGCCTGCCCGTGCTCAATGACGACGGCCTCAGTGACACCTTTCGCGTCTCGGCGGCAGTGGTTCAGGCGGTCGATCTGGGGGCGCGGGTCATCAGCATGAGCCTCGGTGCCTATGGCGACAGCGCGGTCCTGAGACAAGCGATCAAGTATGCCCGCGAACACGGGGTCGTACTCGTTGCCTCGGTCGGCAACGACGGAGCCGGGCAGGTCGCCTACCCCGCCGCCTACGACGGGGTGCTCGCGGTGGCGGCGGTTGACGCGCTTTCGCAGCCTGCCTCCTTCTCCAACTACGGCCCGCAAGTGGACATCGCCGCGCCCGGCGTGCAGGTGCCGGTGGCGTGGACCGGCGATCGCTTTGCCAGCGTCTCGGGCACCTCGTTCAGCACCCCGCTCGTGGCGGCCGCCGTCGCGCTCGTGCTCCAGCAAGACCCCCGCCTGAGCGGTCCCGAAGCCGTTCGTGTCGTCCTCGACAACGCCAACGATGCCGCCCTGCCTGGCAAGGACGAGTTCACCGGCGAGGGTGTGCTCAACATTGAGCGCATCCTCGAGCGCAACCGGCGCGGCGTATTCGATGCCGCCGTGGCCAGCTACAACCTCCCGACCGAACCGCTGGCCGGAGCGGACAACCAGATCGACATCACGGTGGAAAATCGCGGCACCGAGTACCTCAGTCAGGTTCAGTTGAATGTCCAGGTCGGCGAGCAGCGCGAAAGCTACTTTCTCGGGGCGCTCAAGCCGGGCGAGATCGCCACCCAGCCGGTCCCGGTCAGCACCAAACTGCTCTCCGCCGGGACTGGTGTCGAGATCCGGGCCTCCGTCAGCATCAACGGCGAGGACTCCCACCCCGCCAACGACTCACGCACGGAGACTCTTCTGCTGCAAACCGCGGAATAAGTCCTTTTTCCCCATCCCAATTCTCAGACCGGCCTGACCGTGGATATAAGCCGTAGCGCCTCCCAACCGGTTTCGCCCTGGCTCTTTGGCAAATTCTCCAAGCACCTTGGCAACAACATCTACGGCGGGCCCTGGTCCGAAGCGCTCGCCCCCCTCAGCCTGGCCGCTATCTCCTGTTAGCGGGACTCGAGCATGCGCATGCGGCGGTGGCGCTGCGGGAAGCGCAGGCTGATGACAGTTCCCGTGCCGGGCTTGCTGTCGATGCCGATCTGGCCGCCGTGATCGCGCATGATGCGCTGGACGACCATCATCCCCAGGCCGTGGCCGCCGGATTTGCTCGTGTAGTAGGGCTGGAAAACCCGGGGCAAATCCTGCTGCGAGATCCCGACCCCGGTGTCGGCGAAAATGAGCGTCACGTAATCGTCGTCGGCGTGGGCGGTGATCTTGAGATCGCCTCCGGCGTCCATCGCCTCCATCGCGTTTTTGGTGATGTTGAAAAACACCTGCTTGAGCTGCTCGGGGTCGGCCATGACCGGCGGCAGGTCTGCCCGTACCTCGACATCGACGTGGATGTTGAGATTGTGTAATTCGGGGCCCTGGAGATTGAGCACGTCGTAGAGGGTTTCGATCAGGTCCGTCTCGCGCAGGTCCGGCGGCTGCGGGCGGATGGCCTGGAGAAAGTGCGTGATGATCCCGTCCAGCCGCTGCACCTCGTTGGTGCAGGCTTCGAGCGAGGATTTGATTTTTTCCGTAGCGGGCTCGCGCCCCAACCGGGAGAGCTGGCGACGCATGAGCTGGAGGTGAATGTTGATTGAGTTAAGCGGGTTGCCCAGTTCATGGGCGACTCCCGCGGCGAGATCGAAGATAGACGAGATGCGCTCGTTGGCGATGCGCTCCTCCGTGGTTGTCTTCTCCTCGGTGATGTCGGAAATGATGATCGCGTAACGCAGTTGGCGCTCCTCCTCCTCCTCGGTCTCGAAGGGCACCACGTAGAGCCGCACGAAACGCGGCTCCGGATAGGTGATCTCAAGTTCGCGCGAGGAGGCGGGCATCATGGCCGGGCTGGCCTCACGGTCGAAATCGAGGATCTGGCTCAAATCGGGCATGACCTTCCAAAGCACGGCGTGCCCGAGGTCTTTCTCCTTCAGCCCGATGAGGTGCGCGGCGGCGGCGTTGGCGTACTCGACTCGCCCCGATTGGTCCACCACGAGGATGCCCTCCTGAATGGTGTTGAAAACTGTCTCCAGCAAGCCGCGTTCGCGGACGAGGCGGCGCACGAGGGTAGCCAGATTGTCCGAATCCAAGTCGTCAATCCGGCCAAGAATGCGGTCAAGGTGGGTGCTTTTCTCTGGCATCGGCTCAGTGAACAAAGTGGTAGGCGTTGAGGTAGCCGATCAACTGGTGGGCAATGTCGGTCTTGGCTCCGGGACCGAAGGCGAGCTTCTCGCCGTCGCTGCCAATGAGCAGCACATCGTTGCGGTCGGACTCGAAGGCGCTCCTGGCCCCGCCAACCCGATTGGCCACGATCCAGTCGAGTTTTTTCTCGGCCAGCTTACGACGCGCGTAGGCCTCGACATTCTGTGTCTCGGCCGCGAAGCCGATCACGATCTGCCCCGGTTGTTTCCCGGCGGCCACGGTTTTGAGAATGTCCTCGACCGGCTCGAACTCCACCGTGAGCGCGAGCTCGTCCTTTTTCACCTTGTCGGGGAAACGCCGTTTCGGACGCATGTCGCAAACCGCCGCCACTTTGATCAGGATATTGCAGAGCGGAAAAAGCTCCTGCACGGCGGCGAGCATTTCTCGTCCCGTGACCACCGGCACGACTTCCACCCCTTCGGGTGCGGGCAGGGCCACCGGCCCGCTGACCAGGTCCACCCGCCAACCGGCGTCACGGGCGGCAGCGGCGAGGGCGTAGCCCATTTTTCCACTGGAAGGATTACTGATAAAGCGGACCGGGTCGAAGTACTCACGAGTGGGGCCGGCGGTGATCAGGCAACGGATAGGGCTTGCGTTCATACGAGGCAGCAGGAAGGTTGTCCCCAAGCATGAGCGACACCGCCCAAGAGTCCACTCCAAAGCCAGCCTCCGAGCGCAGGGAAAACCCCTGGCTGAACCTCATTTTCAACCTCGCCGCCCCCATCCTGCTACTGACCAAGGGCGACAAGTGGTTCGGCTTCCTCAGCGACTCGCAGGTGCTGATCGCGGCGCTGGCCTTCCCCATCGGCTACTTTCTGTACGATCTGAAGATCCGCAAAAAGGTCAACGGCCTCTCCATCCTCGGCTTTATCAGCGTGCTGCTGACCGGCGGCATCGGCCTGCTCAAGCTCAGCCCGATGGTCTTCGCGGTCAAGGAAACACTCCTGCCGCTGATCTTCGGCGTGGCCGTCGTCGCCTCGCTCAAGACGAAAAAGCCCGTCATCCGGATGTTCCTGCTCAACCCGACCGTGATGGAGACCGAGAAGCTCGAAGCCCATCTGGACACCCCTGAAAAGCAGTCCGTCTTTCAGGACATCCTCGTGCGCTGCACCTGGATTTTCGCCTCGTCGTTTCTGGTCAGCGCGGCGGTCAACTTCACCGTCACACGTCTGGTGGTCAAGACCGACCCGAACATCGACCAGGCCGCCTACAACGCCGAACTGGGCACCCAGACCTGGATCACCTGGGTCGTCATGACCGTGCTCACCCTGCCGCTGATGTTCCTGGCCATGTGGTACTTGTTCAAGCGCATCCGCGAGCTGACCGGCCTCGGCATGGAAGACCTCCTGGTGGACCCCAAAAAACAGGCCGCCGTCAAAGCCGGAAGCTGAGTTCCCGCCCTACCCCTCCGCGTCCGGCAACTCCCCGGCGGGCAGATACCAGTCCGGGGCTTCGTCCCGGCACATGACGAGCCGGGGCCGCAGGCCTGGCGGCGAGTCGATCAATCCGGCGGGAACGACATAAACCTTCCCCGAGCGCCCGATATGGGGCAGGAACGACCCGCAGCTACGACAAAACCAGACCGGAAAGCCCGGGTTCGCCCGCTGCTCGACGAAGCGCCCGATCAAGGACTCACCCCGTGTCCAGATCAGCCCGTCGAGCGGGACAATCAAGTTTGAGGCATGGGCGCTTCCGGTCGCTTTGCGGCAGCTTTCACAGAAGCAGTAGCGGAAGTCCAGCGGCTCCGACCTCACGGAAAAGGCCACTCCCCCGCACAGGCACGATCCCGTCAACGGCAACGTTGTCATGCCCACGATTCTACAGCAATCCGCCTGAAAAGAACAGGAGCAGAATTGGAATTTTCAACCGCGGAAACAAAAATGCTCCGGCCATCCTGCGGGGCAGGCGGACCGGAGCATGAGAAAAATCCGTGTATCGGAATGGGCGCGGCGAGGCTTACTCGGCGACCTTGGCGCGATCCTTCATCATGATGTAGTCGCGCTTGTTCTTGCCGATGTAGATCTGGCGCGGACGGTGGATACGGCCTGTGCCTTCGGCGATTTCCTTCCAGTTGGCGATCCAGCCCGGCATGCGCCCGATGGAGAAGATGACCGTGAACATGTCCAGCGGGATGCCGATGGCCTCAAGGATGATACCGCTGTAGAAGTCCAC
This DNA window, taken from Ruficoccus amylovorans, encodes the following:
- a CDS encoding lytic transglycosylase domain-containing protein; the protein is MKQFLKKLINHPTWFCLTCLTLGSLTGLLNGLSSRPSAPRPATPERVWRYIAQEAPKRGIDPQFVYAIAWAESSLNPRASSGYANGMMQLSEIAWDEVSNTSYQLAWNWHTNVYVAIDYLAFCKNFLEQNGHFSYPLLAACYRYGPYKVKAANYSLSQLPAPSNRIYQQLFAGNTAPVKTP
- a CDS encoding S8 family peptidase yields the protein MKKALSLTAALLLLTLSAWVAWSLGRSSREAPSGPSALQPEAVFTPNADTGFSPAVSTAPSTPAGLATPDYPPPPPGAIRGEVALVFDSQAEYQQALAWLREQGIDILNTLPGLNAIRIGTTDPAWKRLGASPGQVGYNFPIAPPPPVGDSPYLNAANLGFGETVLSFLGVPEPDPRWGQGVTVAVLDSGVMSDHVNLEDARILSPERVGQSDPVGHGTAVASLIAGQDSPVLGLAAGTTILSLPVLNDDGLSDTFRVSAAVVQAVDLGARVISMSLGAYGDSAVLRQAIKYAREHGVVLVASVGNDGAGQVAYPAAYDGVLAVAAVDALSQPASFSNYGPQVDIAAPGVQVPVAWTGDRFASVSGTSFSTPLVAAAVALVLQQDPRLSGPEAVRVVLDNANDAALPGKDEFTGEGVLNIERILERNRRGVFDAAVASYNLPTEPLAGADNQIDITVENRGTEYLSQVQLNVQVGEQRESYFLGALKPGEIATQPVPVSTKLLSAGTGVEIRASVSINGEDSHPANDSRTETLLLQTAE
- a CDS encoding GFA family protein, whose product is MTTLPLTGSCLCGGVAFSVRSEPLDFRYCFCESCRKATGSAHASNLIVPLDGLIWTRGESLIGRFVEQRANPGFPVWFCRSCGSFLPHIGRSGKVYVVPAGLIDSPPGLRPRLVMCRDEAPDWYLPAGELPDAEG
- a CDS encoding phosphopantothenoylcysteine decarboxylase, giving the protein MNASPIRCLITAGPTREYFDPVRFISNPSSGKMGYALAAAARDAGWRVDLVSGPVALPAPEGVEVVPVVTGREMLAAVQELFPLCNILIKVAAVCDMRPKRRFPDKVKKDELALTVEFEPVEDILKTVAAGKQPGQIVIGFAAETQNVEAYARRKLAEKKLDWIVANRVGGARSAFESDRNDVLLIGSDGEKLAFGPGAKTDIAHQLIGYLNAYHFVH
- a CDS encoding sensor histidine kinase — translated: MPEKSTHLDRILGRIDDLDSDNLATLVRRLVRERGLLETVFNTIQEGILVVDQSGRVEYANAAAAHLIGLKEKDLGHAVLWKVMPDLSQILDFDREASPAMMPASSRELEITYPEPRFVRLYVVPFETEEEEERQLRYAIIISDITEEKTTTEERIANERISSIFDLAAGVAHELGNPLNSINIHLQLMRRQLSRLGREPATEKIKSSLEACTNEVQRLDGIITHFLQAIRPQPPDLRETDLIETLYDVLNLQGPELHNLNIHVDVEVRADLPPVMADPEQLKQVFFNITKNAMEAMDAGGDLKITAHADDDYVTLIFADTGVGISQQDLPRVFQPYYTSKSGGHGLGMMVVQRIMRDHGGQIGIDSKPGTGTVISLRFPQRHRRMRMLESR
- a CDS encoding VC0807 family protein, encoding MSDTAQESTPKPASERRENPWLNLIFNLAAPILLLTKGDKWFGFLSDSQVLIAALAFPIGYFLYDLKIRKKVNGLSILGFISVLLTGGIGLLKLSPMVFAVKETLLPLIFGVAVVASLKTKKPVIRMFLLNPTVMETEKLEAHLDTPEKQSVFQDILVRCTWIFASSFLVSAAVNFTVTRLVVKTDPNIDQAAYNAELGTQTWITWVVMTVLTLPLMFLAMWYLFKRIRELTGLGMEDLLVDPKKQAAVKAGS